CGCAAGAGTTTGACTTGAAGTGCAGGGGAGATGTCGCCGATTTCATCCAAAAACAGCGTGCCTTTGTCGGCGAGTTCAAAGCGTCCTTTGCGGGTCTCTTTGGCGTCGGTGAAGGCGCCTTTTTCGTGTCCAAAAAGCTCACTTTCAAGCAAGGTTTCGCTAATGGCTGCGCAGTTTAGTTTGATGAGTGGGCCTTCACGACGGGTGCTGAGGTTGTGAATGGCTGAGGCGATGAGTTCTTTGCCAGTACCCGTTTCGCCCCGAACCAAGATGGTCGCGCGGGAGGGGGCGACTTTGTGTAGCACCTCAAACACTTTTAAAATCTCGTCACTTTTACCGATGATATTTTCAAAACTGGACGCTTTGAGCACCTCTTCTTTGTAGTAGCTGTTTTCATCACTAAGGCGCTCTTTTTCGCTTTGGATGCGTTGGTGGACGAATTTGGCTTGGGCAAACATGGAGCTGACGATGGTGAGGATGCGGATGGTCTCGTCAAAGTCGGTTTCGCTTGCGCCGTTGAGGTTCGCACTAAGCACGCCCACGAGTTCATTTTTCACAAGCATGGGAACCGCGACGTAAGAGATGGTTTCGCCTTTGCGGCCGCCTGTTTTGTTGAGAAAAAGGATGTTGTTGTGCACGTTTTCGATGATGATGGGTTCTTTGGATTGCCCCGCTAGGCCCGTGGCACCCTCGCCAAGTCGGTAGGCGCTAATCTTTTGCTGTTGAGGCGTGAGGTCGATGGAAGCAAAAATGCAAAGCAAATTTGTGTCGGGTTCAAAAAGGTAAACGGCGCTGCGTTGGAGTTTGAGCTCGTGCTTTAAAATACTCAGGGCTTTTTCGGTGACGTGCTTTAAATCTTGCACGTCGGTCAAAAGCTTGGCAATCTCATACAACAGCGCGACCTCTTTTTTGAGTAGGCCGATGGTACAGGTTTCACAGCGCAAGGCAGCCCCTTTTCTCGTGGTATGAGTTTTAAGTATACCATTTAGTGGATGATTAAGTGGACATTATTTTGTTTAAAATATAATCAAACAAGAAAACAAAGATGCGTTACAATGCTTTACATGTAAAGAAGAGGAGGATTTGTGGATGCCAACACCTTGTATTCTCACGTAAGAATACTGCTTGAAGCCCATGCAAAAGACGACGTAGCGTTGCGTGAAATCGCTCCTTTGATTGCCAGACGTTCCTTGGAAATGAACCACCTGTACGAAGCCATGGGGTTTGCTAACCGTGGGGAAATGGGAAAATTCATGAGCCAACACTTTCCTGCACTTGCCTCTCAAAAACCAAGCAAAGTACGGTGGAAAAAATTTCTCTACGACTCCATCCAAGCAACAGCCCCCGCCTGTGAGGGATGCCCCGATGAGGATGATTGCTTTCGCTCTGAGTGCTCGTTAGAGTGGCATCGGCGGTAGGGTGGACCTTTACATATAGATAGATGACCTTGACCCTTTTGAGCGCCAAGACTTGACAAGTAAATTTTAAGCCTGTACGATGGGGGTAACTCAGCACAAAGGAGCAACAGATGAGTATGAAAGAAACTTATGAAAAAAAACTTGAGGCACAGCTCAAAGAGTGGGGTGCGGAGATTGACAAGCTTAAAGCTAAAGCCGAAAAAACAGAAGCGGATGTGCAGCTTGAATACTACAAAGAAATCGAAGAGCTCCGCGCCATGCAAAACCAAGCCAATGAAAAACTGCGCGCCCTCAAAACAGCAAGCGATGACGCGTGGGAAGATTTAAAAGCAGGCATGGACAACGCGTGGGATTCCCTTGGCGAAGCGCTCAAAAAAGCTTCGGCAAGATTTCAATAACCACTCATACATGTAGCAAACCAAAGGAGACACTATGAACTATTTAAAACTATTATTTTCAACATTCGCCCTATTGGGGTTAGTAGCCACACACTCCGTAGCCGACAGCCACGGTGGCAAAAAAGAGGCTAACGACACCACTATTGAAACAGTACAAAAAGAGACCAAAGCGTTACTCAATACCCTCGCCGACTACACCGTCGAGCAGCGTGACCAAGCCACTAAAGAGATCAAAGAAGCACTAAAGCGTCTTGATAAGAGTACCGATGTCCTTGAACAGCGTCTCGAAAACGATTGGGAACAGATGAATAAAACCGCACGAAAAGAAGCAAAAGAGGCACTCAAAGAGCTTCGCCAACAGCGCATCGCCCTAGCGGAGCAATACGGCAGCTTTAAAACCAGTAGCGACCAAGCATGGGAACGCATGAAAAAAGGCTTTTCTGATGCTTACTCCTCCCTTGCAAACTCTTGGGAAAAAGCCCAGAAGGCCTTTGACTCTAACAAGTAGCGCATTACGCAATCTCTCAAGGTTTTCCTTGGGGGATTTACACTAAAAGTACACCGCCATAAAACGCAACAGCACTTCCCCTCTTTCATTTTCAAAGGTTAAAGCCTCTCCCCAAAGCGTAAAGTGGCTAGTTTCTCCAAGCGCCACTGAAAAATTATCTGCTTGCTTCATTCCTTCTGCACACATCATGCGCGTGGAGGCAAGATGTGAAAAAGTGATGGTTTCATTTTTAATTGCATAAGTACCAAACATGCGGTTGCATCCATCAGAACCAACGATTCTGCCATCCTCTTGCAACACAATGTGTGTTTCTTGTTGGTTATCAGCGACTAGCGCTTTTTCTCCCTTAATCTCAACTGCCTTCCAGTAGGTGTTTTTCAAAGAAACATCACCTGCTGGCTCTAATGCCTCTTTGGCACAACCACTCAAAAAGAGTACGCTCAAAAGCGCTAAGAACGCTATTTTTATGGTTAATCTCATCTGTTTTCCTCCTGTGTCAAAAATGCCGATTGTAACGTATTTTGCCTTACGCACTACTCAATATAACGTAAAAATTTAACACATAAAAAGTCGTACTTTTGTGTTTTTTTAAAAATTTTCTAATCAAGTTTTCACAAAAAATATCTTAAGATAGATAAAATTTTTTACAAAGGATTTATTATGGGTCAAACAACTCTAAAAGGCGTTCCAGTAAAAATTGGTGGTGATGAGATTAATGTTGGTGATTTTGCACCTTCTGTTGCCATCATAGGTAAAAATCTTGAAG
The nucleotide sequence above comes from Sulfurospirillum tamanense. Encoded proteins:
- a CDS encoding sigma 54-interacting transcriptional regulator, producing the protein MRCETCTIGLLKKEVALLYEIAKLLTDVQDLKHVTEKALSILKHELKLQRSAVYLFEPDTNLLCIFASIDLTPQQQKISAYRLGEGATGLAGQSKEPIIIENVHNNILFLNKTGGRKGETISYVAVPMLVKNELVGVLSANLNGASETDFDETIRILTIVSSMFAQAKFVHQRIQSEKERLSDENSYYKEEVLKASSFENIIGKSDEILKVFEVLHKVAPSRATILVRGETGTGKELIASAIHNLSTRREGPLIKLNCAAISETLLESELFGHEKGAFTDAKETRKGRFELADKGTLFLDEIGDISPALQVKLLRVMQEQEFERVGGSKTIKVDVRLVAATNRDLEKMVKEGTFREDLYYRLNVIPLLLPPLRKRGKDINLLCNFFLEKYAKEHKKKLFFTNEARTLLKAYPWPGNIRELENTMERMVLLADTNAVDDRLVVSLLPNITVKDDTFVIPEEKPAPKTATRGSIEQMEKEAIVEALFTCKGIQSKAAAMLGMSPRQIGYKIKKYDIEC
- a CDS encoding nitrogen fixation protein NifQ, with amino-acid sequence MDANTLYSHVRILLEAHAKDDVALREIAPLIARRSLEMNHLYEAMGFANRGEMGKFMSQHFPALASQKPSKVRWKKFLYDSIQATAPACEGCPDEDDCFRSECSLEWHRR
- a CDS encoding META domain-containing protein; protein product: MRLTIKIAFLALLSVLFLSGCAKEALEPAGDVSLKNTYWKAVEIKGEKALVADNQQETHIVLQEDGRIVGSDGCNRMFGTYAIKNETITFSHLASTRMMCAEGMKQADNFSVALGETSHFTLWGEALTFENERGEVLLRFMAVYF